The Cicer arietinum cultivar CDC Frontier isolate Library 1 chromosome 1, Cicar.CDCFrontier_v2.0, whole genome shotgun sequence genome contains the following window.
GGAGTTATCAAATTTGCTTTGACTATGTCCACCAGATTTAGATTGTTTGATACAATTCCTGATCTGGATGTTTCTAATTCTGGTTGATTGAGTGAGTAGAAAACAGCTCTTCCCGTAAATCTTAGGgctgttgttatttttttaaaagatttttcgattttgtataataatattttttattttcactttttaaatttatgttaaatttatttgttaataagaaaatcaaaaactattttaaagtgAATACAAATATTCTACTAAAAGAAAGTGAATAAAAATATGGGTCATGTTAATGTGttaaacaacaacaaattaattttaaatataaaaattagtttttaaaatttcgaAAGATTAGTTATTCAAACTCCAAAGTGTTTCTTCTaaggttgttttttttttactcttccTTCTAAGGTTGCTTAATAAGTGTCTGTATGCTATTTGCTAGCATCTTCTTAAAAAGatctaataattatttatgacaaaaaatatatattatggatgtaaatcaattttatagataataaataagaataattgattttatcattttaccacataatgataattattatcataaaaaattagataatCAATACATTATGTTGACTGTTACATTCATAGTTAAACTTTATTTCTAatagtagtattttttattGCTGAATTTTATTAGTAGAATTTCTAAATACATGTTAACATCACTAatcatacaaaataataaaaatatgtaataattatttttaaaatatctaacaGTTATTtctacttttgaaaaataataaaaatatttaacaattatttcttttatttctgaATACATGTTAACATCACTAATTCATACTactattttgatttcatttataAGAAAAGAACATCAAATCTatgaatcaattaaaaaaatatcttggACGAGTTTTTCAACAAAGTGAAagcaaaatttataaattaattaaaaaatatttttttggaataaaataaaaataaaatcatatatctaattaaaaatataattatatatatatatatatatatattaattactattttttatatttctttttataggTAAAATTTCTCGTGTTTTATTCGGAGATGAAATAATTAACGCCGgcaattattatattattttattacataaactccaattatttttctttgactTGACGTTACAATATCCAATTACATTACTTGAATAAGAAAATATCTCCTAGTCACGGATCTAAAATAGATACTATAGGACGAAAAAAACGCGTGGTTAGCTTAATCCACATTTCATTAGCGGTTAAATTACCCGCGTGCGTAAGTAAATCTGGGAACTGCCATAACTTTCGGGGTTATAAATAGCCACCGCATCACATATTAAAGATtaagtataaataaattaattaaaatcttcaacattcgaaaaaaaataatgtcagCAATGAGAATTCACAACGTTATTTTCTTTGTTCTTCTCTTCCTTTCCGTGTCGGTTTTAACCGATGCTTTGAAGAAGGAAGTTCTTGTTGGTGGGTGGACCCCAATCAAGAACATCACAGACCCACACGTGGCGGAGATCGCGGAATTCGCGGTAACAGAGTACGATAAACAATCTGGTAAGAATTTGAAGCTGGTGAAAGTGATCAAAGGTGAGACTCAGGTTGTGTCCGGAACAAACTACCGTCTTTTGTTGACTGTTAAGAATGAATCCGTTACAAAGAATTATACTGCCCAAGTGTTGGAGAAATCTTGGATCCATTTCAAGAACCTCACTTCCTTTAaacctcttcttcttcattgATTATGGGATTGGGATGTTGtttcttatattaaattatagtaCTTTTGTTTTGTCCATGATAATAATGTTTGGGCTTTGCTTAATCTAAGATGATGTAtatatttgtgtttaatttttcgTTTTTGGCATTTGAGGTTTTCTAGAAATTTGCTGTGTCATAAGATACTAGTTCACTTGAACGAGTTTAGCACCTTAATTTTACTTTATCGAGTTTAAATTGTCTCGTGACAATTATAATTGATCATTAGTATcacttttactattttttccCTTctgtttcttcaatttaataaaaaaaaaaattggaggttTTGAAATGATTGTACTAGTATTTGATTTTTCAAAATCGAAATGCATATGAAAATTGTCACTTTTTCAAGTAGAAGGGAAAAAAACAGGATGGTTTGTGGAAGAGGATAAATATTGTGCTGCGAAATGAGTTATTGTATCAATGTCAAGAtttaaacatttattatttgagagGTTCTATGGTCCAGTTCTAATAAAACACACGGGAtcagtttcttttcttttctttttttttttttaacgctaaaaatatgtttttttattttctttttatatggAGAATTAAAGAAAGACTTTAACACTAACTACTCTTTTTTGGGGTTCTTGAagctacttttatttttttagcttACGTTGATATTATATAAATACGTAGAAATTATTCAGAAactataaagattaaaaattagtattaaatcaattaactaAAGATATAACTgaagattaaataaataacgaAAACACATTTTCAAATGTTTTTGTGATCGTAAAGTAATAATATTTGAGGACTAAATTACACCCTACAGGCTACACcctattattttataaacacaTTTGACATTTTCacgtatatattttaaaaattaaaagtgtaaTTAATGTATTGATCTTGTGTACAATTATtactaaaatgatttttttgtctataattatatttaatattgactTTTCATCTTTGAAGTggcatattaattaaaaatatacttaaaaaatttatcaattcatctaatataatttaaaagatgaCTTATATTTAAGTATAATCTTTTAGAAATGATGGTTATATATAGGGATAGAGAGTTTTAAAAATGGTAACCTCATATAAATGAAagaatttaatgattttttgaaaCAATTCTTAAGTTCGAAATTTGACTAAGgatgattaaaattaaacattaaaattagatagtttaaatttcaacttcaagattttatattaaacaaaaatttaaaactaatttaagATTTGATTTATCTAGTTTTGATcgaacaattttaaaatattaattatgccTAATTAGATATAATCCGATCGCAATTCAAATCCCTTGAATAGAAGCTACATAATAGTACATATCAAATGGCTTTTGCATGGTATGTATGGAGGTCCCACATATCACATGAGTGTGGAAAATCATTTGTGTCAGGCAAGATTTTGCATATGCTCCATCCATACAAAGTTAAAGTTAGTTGTccctttctttttttatataaagctTGTCAAATTgtataactttatatttttttcattttcatagcAAAATATGACATTATCTATTGCagtcaatttaaaatttaagtgtagaatttcaatgtataaaaaatatatatgagtaTTTCAAGGTCTTAGAATTTAACTAATGAAACATGCAAATTCAATTTAGTAGAATAAAATGaaagtttataaaaatcattaaaattgtGAAGATTAATTTACCTTTTTTAATATCTCTTTGGAAGAAGTTATACTCTTCTTTAAATAAGAAGTTTTGTGAAGTATTTTATTATCTCATCAATGAATAAGTGTACAAGAGAACACTTGAAATAaggtgtttttttatttattaagtgaGAGTGctattattttatgtaattgttaGAGTGATAGAGTTTTGTATGATAATACACAATTTAGAGTGAGTTACAAATCTTCAAAGACCGGCCATGTCTATGGGTGTAGGCAATGGCCTACacttgattttgaaaaataatgttttaatatttaatgtattGAAAAACAAATGATActaaacaaaaagaataatgaTGAATCTACATTGTAATGATTTGGTGGGACATAcatgaattttaattaatcaaagaaaatatgttggaAAGTATGTTGGACATATGTGAATTTGTTGGTTTAAAATGGGGTTGCAATGTGTACAAAGGGAGGTGTTTAGTGTTGCGATAGTAGAAAAATGATGTGAAAGTttggaaattttaatttatggaTGATTTGTTGCGAgctaattcaaattttaaattgtggGATTTCAATGCATGGATATTCTAAAGTCTTAGAATTTGATTATTGAAACATGCAAATTCAACTTAAAATAATGAAATCAGAGTTTCTAGAAATCATTAAAATTGTAGAGATTAATTgaccatttttaatatttttttggaagAAGTCACACTCTTTTCCGATAAATAGGAAGTcttgtgaaatattttattattccaTCTAAAAGTAAAATGTGTGTAAGAGAACACTTAAGAgattatttttttgtagtgaGAGTGTTATTGTTTTTTGTAACTCTTAAAGTGATAGAGTTTGTAGAGTgatatataatttgaaataaattacatataattgtaattgtatttaagatagtaaatataattattgaGGTGTTTCTATAGACTTAAACAAGATATTGAATCATATAAATTgctgtatatttttttattcttttatttgtaATATGTGTTCTTATATAAGATCCTAAATGTGTATGAATTTTCTTCCAACATGTTCGCATTTGTAGTGGATAAGTTTTGGTTGCTGGATTAATATTGAATCTTTTATATTTGGAgcttctatttaaaaatttgattttgtgagTTTATAATATGtcttatttgatatttgatctAATGCTCAAAATTTTGATCGTAGTGATTATTGAGTGTTTTGACCGTATACAATTCTACTGTGTGTTGAATTCTTCTATTCTAGCATTTGGGGGTTCTAGAATTCTTTTGtcatatatatattggatgttttgaaactgattttctggttattcaaaatcaaattgCACATGgagtaaaaaatgaaattgatcATGAAAATAGTAAATATTTTCTGGTAGAAGGAAACAATAGCAGGATAATTTTTGGAAGAGATAAATAATTTGCCGCAGAAATGAGTTAATCTTTGATTTTGTGATGGCAAATATTGCGagtgaataaattttatatgtaaacatttattaatttgttttcaaatggTGTGATTGATTATGAAAAGAAATACAACTCTATTAAATCACTTGAGAGAGAAGTTTATTTTCCATTATATATAGTTCTATTCAGTTAGAGGTATAATACTCTAAAAAAACGTGATAAGGAGTgtgaggaaaaagaaaaaaaaaagtgaaaaatagaagaaatttGATGTAATATTTGGTTTCCATAGTTGGACATACATCATTGGATGATGAGTTTTTGTAGTTTAATGTAATATTTGATGTTTGAAGGATTTAAAGGGAAGGAAATCAacacaatataaaaattatttaaatttttttcttacttttaaatcaaatattaaaatttatctttttcctgattttgaattaaatatgtcTGCAGTTTTCTGGATTAACTTGTTTCCATTCCTCTCACGTACATTGAACTAAAAAAAAGACAGATCACATATCTATGTTGATCATATTGAGAGTTGGTGTCTCCACTAAACATTTTACTttaatattagttatttataattttaatttttgtctattaaaatttatgtcttGGCcccacaaaaatattaaataattttatttgtgaagAATTAAAGGTACAACAATgagaaatataaattgttgTGTTTGTTTGGTCACAAATATAGAGATATATCTTGAttgattgaaaattaaaaaaaaaatgaaaataggtAGACATgtaataatcaattataatttataaatattgagaattatttaattttcaaatatataatagtgaaaattagttattttttatttaaacatttataatataaataatattattctattaacaaaaatttatgaatCTATGATCACTACAAACAAAATATCACAAGTGAGAtcgaaaatataattttctctcACAAGTTTAGTCGAGCTTAACCAACTGAAACACATATTGGATAAACAATTTTaagtttataataattaatataactgattttataatttctttccTGATAGTAAcacactttattttttattttttattgtgtgtGTTATCTATATGAGGGATGGACATTAATTAGCTCAAAATTGGCTAGTGGCTACAAACAAACAAGCATGAAACAACTTTATCGACTCAGCAGTGGCCCCAGTGGGCTTGAATCATGCATATCAGCCATTTTCTTTCAATTCATGTTTATGATACAACTCATGTTCAAGTGGAGCACATGTACAACTCATCATTTCGTACAGGTCGACGTGTACAACCAAATTTATACTTAAATAGATGAAACAAAAGAAACTGCTATTACCAAAATTATTGTacctttatttatatttaaatcttaGGCTAGAATATTGGTTTATGTCTATAATTAATTTGGAATAGCACATCCTCCCCTCAACTTAAAtttaaaggataaaaaaaaaattaattattgtctaataaattaagtgaaaaaaaaattattgaatgaaATTAACTGAAATATGTTCTATacaatttgtttaattttatcatatttaaaagaatttaaaccactattattttaattctacTCCAATAATTAATTCAGATATAATATCAGTTATATAAAAGATTCACCAgataaggaaaaataaataaatgattgaaaacataagagataaaagaaaataactAGAAAGCAAATAACACTTGAGCCACCTTTGGTTATCCAATTAGTAATTATGATTGGTTCAAATTCCACAaggattataaaataaaataaaataaaaatcaaattgtgAACTGAGTTCGAAATTCCGTTGTTGATGTGAAAATTTCAATGATAGATAATATATAAACGTTtgtattagtatttttaatttttaaatatttttttagcttTATGAGCATATGAGATTCAACTTACTTAAACTTCTTTAtaaattaaacatcactttttattttagtttggtGTATCAAACACAAGTATCATAGCTGATATATGATAAGtgagtgaaaaataaataaggatTAAAATTTTACACAATGATGTATCGTGGTTTACTCAAAGTGGGCTATGTTCAATTCTCACAATCTGTGAGCTTTTTCACTAATGTGCTTAGCATTAGAAAGTTCCTGCTTTCATACCATATTTCTTGATCCCTCTTGATCAATTTTAGAATTCACCTTTCAAgattgaaatgatttttactgTTACCTTTCAGtctagaaatgatttttaagattcatattttaataactaaaatgaTCTTTTTACAGCATACTCAAATTATCTTaagagatagacttgagttacaaatgatatGTATGATAAAAAAGTTTATGATCAAAATCTAATCAGTACTTGTTTGATATtcattatcaataataattcaataaagtaATCATTGAATATAATAAGAGAGAGATGAAGTTTTACTTAAGAGAAGAACTTTGTTacttgagtatgattgtttAAGTATGAAATTATtgcctttaaattttttgacattGTCTTCTCCTTGATGTTCCTTTTATAGATAAAAAGATGATAAGAAAGGCTCAATATAGTCATTAATGAACCTCTCAAGTTGTTAGttcaaattgaaatatattaaacacATGTGCTATTTGGTACAAAATGGTCTTCTATAAAACCAAAATATTGTGTTTCATGGAAAACATGGATGAATTATTGAATGGCGGTAAAATGTCAGTTTTTAATCTCAAAAGTATGTTGAGCTTTATGCAAAAAGATGCAACAACAATGTACCAATGTCTTTGTTGTCCTTGCTCACAATTAATCAATTTGGAGGTTATTTTTGCTTCTTTGGACCTTTAGCTCAAGTTATGGGCTTAATTGTTGATTTGAGCAGTCTTGatactttttagaaaattttaccctATACCCCCTCCTTTATCTATATAACCCCCGAAATTTAAAGGAAAAGACTAAAGTACCCTCATATATATTTAACGTAatcattctttttcttttcattttctcattTCAATCTTTCTGGAACACACAAGTGagtgtaaaaaaaatcattttttctcgagtttttttctttcaagtttCCTGGTAGAGAACATCACTCCGacaaacttgaaaaaagttttcctgTACAAAACACACTTCaagaaatcatttttaaaattttctagaACTATCAAGAAAGTTATTTCAAGTTCTCCGGAACTAccacaaaaattatttcaagttCTCTGGAAAAAATAAACTACCAACAAACTTCATAGTGAATTTTCCAGATGCTACCGGAAAACTTCATCCACGAGTTTTTCGGAAgttgtttgatttgtttaaaaaatattttttaaaattaatttatttgtttaaattttttattttattattatctacttaatttatttgattttaactattttttttccaGCGGATAGGGCTAGAGCGGCAAAGTTGTATCTCATAGAAGGCGACggtttatggtgtattaattattaattatgatatattaataatgtattatttatggtgtattaattatttaattatgtatttatgatatattaattattaattatttatggtgtattattatttaaaaatatatatgatatattaattattatttatggtgtattaaaaaAAGGGTGTGTAccaaaaaatttgaagaaaattttctGATAATACACATTTTTCCATTCTttaccggaaatctttttttGAGTTTTCCGGTAAATATCATATGTAACAGAAAACTTGTAAAAAGTTTTTCGGAAACACGCTGTGTACCGGAtttcttctaaataattttttagaagtTATCATAAAACTTTTACCTACTGGAAATCTTTTTTACTGGCTCCGGAAATgatgaaatagtaaaaaaaaatgattttgaatttaataaaataataaataaataaaagagagaggATATTTTTGGTATTTTCATAGATTTGTGGGGGTATAAGTATAAAAATTGGGTATAGGGTAAAAACTTTTCTACTTTTTAACTTGAGGTTTGGACTATGGtcttaattctatttttaaaagagaataaccaaaatatctttttataaatCATAATGTTCTTTTGATCAATCTTGAGTTCAAGTAAGGCACgatgttcttgatttttttcACGGTGAGATCATTGATTTTTGTATGAATGTACTTgatcaattatatttaaataaatcactcaaaaacataaatcaaatagcaatataattaaaattatgattagTGATTAATTAACTGTAAAACacttgatttaaaattttaccTAAAATGTATCACTACATataaactaataattttattgtgatcTATTGTCCATCATAAGATTTAGACAAATAATATACATAATCAAAACCAATGATTTGAATtcataatttgaataaaataaattgatatacATCGCATTTCTAAAGAAACGAAGTAAATATATGATGTCATTTCAGTATTATCGTGTACACAAGTAACTACATTTTattaatggattaaaaaaaataatgatatactAGAACGTCCATAATTTAGCAATATTTTAATGCTTCAATTTCTCTAAGATATGATAATTTAGAGCCAAATAGGTCTTTTGTTGGATCATGATGGGTCTTGGAGACATTAGACCAAAAACTATCACATAAGCGGATTTTGAACATTAAATctttatctaaaattttaaaacaataaatatatgagTTCTCATACTTATATGttcaacattcaattttttaattaatgtgtGACTTATAACTCACACCTAAACACCAAATATTTCTTCTTAAAGTGTGAGTCCATCAATTTCTATGAGTATACTTCCCTCAAATAGAAGCTTTTTCATTCATCTTCACTTACATTGTCATTGGTTGTACGTCAATAGGACACGCCACATGAACAACCCTGACTAGGAAGACTACCGACACAAGGAGCCTGTCAAACCTCGATCAACAATCGGCTTTGATACCACTATTGGGTCAAGAGGGGTTCAGGGCAAAGACGAATCCAGAAATCCATCAAACTGAGggccaaataaaatattataacgcATTTTACATATAGTACGAAATATTATAGCATTATTAGTGTGAAATATTCTTCGAATTTGCCGATGATTAATATGCACTGAAGATGTTAGTTGacctacttaaaaaaaaattgattttaacctCACtcaaattaatgtaatatttgtAACGAAACacattcatttaaaatatagatgCATAATTATATTATACATTAATATATCTAACATGTATTAAAATTCTTATTGCTTaacatgtatatatattatctacATGAGGGGAGTCTCAGCCCATAAGTGCCCTCATGTAGATCTGTCTCTAGTTCGAAGATCGTCACATTTGACAGAGAATAATCAGACAAATAGATTAGATGTTATTTGTATAAATCTAAAACCTTAATAGataaaaggcttaattgcacttttggtccccctattataggtgaaaattgaaagtagtccccccattttgtttctccccagttttagtccccaaacagaatttgagtccaaatcatgatgagttgtcatttttttaatgacgtgtcaaaaaaaagctgacgtggcagacgcatacgtggaataaacttattattatattatttctaattaaaaaatataatttatatttttaaaaattattattataattgttaaaaattattattacaaattaaatttatttgttataattaaattaaaagaaaaaacacctaaaatccaAAATCCTAAACAACTCAAAATCAATACTCATTTACTCAAGAACCCTAAAACCATTCTGAATCCATCACTGAGTTTTCATCACTGGAAACATAAAACTATTTCTACTTATAATTAGTGAGTGATAGAGAAAACTGAAAATCTTAAAACTGGTTTGTTAAATGAACCAGAAAAAAtgtaaattgaaaaaagaaaggGTTGATAATACAGGAAGCCATTGTGAGTATGGCTCTTGCTGGAGCAATCATAGGAGCTGCAGTTGGTGGATGGATTAACGATCGATTTGGAAGNNNNNNNNNNNNNNNNNNNNNNNNNNNNNNNNNNNNNNNNNNNNNNNNNNNNNNNNNNNNNNNNNNNNNNNNNNNNNNNNNNNNNNNNNNNNNNNNNNNNNNNNNNNNNNNNNNNNNNNNNNNNNNNNNNNNNNNNNNNNNNNNNNNNNNNNNNNNNNNNNNNNNNNNNNNNNNNNNNNNNNNNNNNNNNNNNNNNNNNNNNNNNNNNNNNNNNNNNNNNNNNNNNNNNNNNNNNNNNNNNNNNNNNNNNNNNNNNNNNNNNNNNNNNNNNNNNNNNNNNNNNNNNNNNNNNNNNNNNNNNNNNNNNNNNNNNNNNNNNNNNNNNNNNNNNNNNNNNNNNNNNNNNNNNNNNNNNNNNNNNNNNNNNNNNNNNNNNNNNNNNNNNNNNNNNNNNNNNNNNNNNNNNNNNNNNNNNNNNNNNNNNNNNNNNNNNNNNNNNNNNNNNNNNNNNNNNNNNNNNNNNNNNNNNNNNNNNNNNNNNNNNNNNNNNNNNNNNNNNNNNNNNNNNNNNNNNNNNNNNNNNNNNNNNNNNNNNNNNNNNNNNNNNNNNNNNNNNNNNNNNNNNNNNNNNNNNNNNNNNNNNNNNNNNNNNN
Protein-coding sequences here:
- the LOC101496018 gene encoding cysteine proteinase inhibitor 5 gives rise to the protein MSAMRIHNVIFFVLLFLSVSVLTDALKKEVLVGGWTPIKNITDPHVAEIAEFAVTEYDKQSGKNLKLVKVIKGETQVVSGTNYRLLLTVKNESVTKNYTAQVLEKSWIHFKNLTSFKPLLLH